Within Candidatus Krumholzibacteriia bacterium, the genomic segment GGCGGAAATCTGACAAGCCGCGGCTCCTACGACGTGTTCGTTGTGAAAACCAACGCGGGCGGCGCATACCAGTGGGTATTGCAGGCCGGTGGGACGTTTGTCGAAACGGGGCGCTCGGTCGCAGTCGATGCCGCCGGCAACCTGGCGGTAACCGGTTACTTCGACGGGACAACGAACTTTGGCGGCGAAGACCTCACCAGCAACGGCGCCAGTGACGTGTTTGTCGCGCGGTACGCCGCGTACCCGGCCGCACCGGTCATCCGGTCCATTGCGGATATCGGCAACGATCAGGGCCGCAGGGTTCGCATCGATTTCAACCGGTCGGCTTTCGATGCCGCGCTCTCTTCGATACCGGTCGTCGAGTACGAAATCTATCGCCGCAGCGATGCGCTGCAGACGGCGAGTGCTGCGGATCCGGTTGGTGTACCGTCCCGGCGCATACTCGATGATGGATGGGTCTACGCTGGTAGCGTGGCAGCTCACGGCACTGACCGCTACCTGATCGACGCACCCACCGACGCCGACTCGACAGTCGCATTCGGACAGCACTATTCCACCTTCTTTGTTCGCGCCGCGACCACGGACGAGTACATCTTCTACGATTCCCCGCCCGACAGCGGATACTCGATCGACAACCTCGCGCCTGGCGTCCCCGGGGGGCTCGTGAGCAATATCGGGCTCGTTTCATGGAACAAATGCGCGGACGCTGACTTCGACTACTTCACCGTGTACGGCTCGCCCACGCAGAACTTCGGAGACGCGGTTCTCTACGACTACACCACCGGCACATCGATGAACCTCAACGGTTCCGGATACAGCTGGGCATTCGTCACCGCCACCGACTTCTCCGGCAACGAGAGTTCACCCGGATGGGTGAAGGTCGCGACGGGCGTCGGGGACATCCCGCGGTCATACGTACTCTCGGTCTCCAACTTCCCCAACCCGTTCAACCCGTCGACCACGGTGAGCTACACGGTCCCGTCGCGCGGGAACGTGACGGTGGCCATCTACGACGCGCGCGGCGCACGGGTGGCAACGCTGGTGAACAATGAATCGCGTGCCACGGGCGCGTACCAGACGGAGTGGCATGGCCGCACGGACTCCGGGGCAACGGTATCTTCGGGAATCTACTTCGCCCGTATCGAACAGAACGGTGCGACACGGAGCAAGAAACTGGTTCTGATCAAGTAACAGGATCTCGACCCGGGGCGGGCGATGCCGCCGCAGACTCCCCCGCCTCCGGGTCTGGTTCGTGCTGGACGACCTGGCCGAATCGTCCGTCGTCACATTTCCCGGGCTTGATCCCGGTGACAAACGGAGGCCTCCCATGGTTCGCGCTCGCGCATGCGGCTGCGTAGTTGTCGTCCTTCTGGTTCTGCTCGTTTCAGATTCGTTTGCCCGCAAGTCGCCGCCTCCCTCGCGAACAGCGGATGCACCCGGGCACCGGGTGTCATCATCGACTCCATCTCGCGCCTTGCCCCTGCAAGCCGCCGCGGTGGATACAACGATCCTGGGTGAATGGACCTTCGACGACGGTATGGGCGGCCCCGATCCCCAGGGA encodes:
- a CDS encoding SBBP repeat-containing protein; translation: MKHTWWFHPVIVLLVLTTGGPASGMAPAHLWSRNFGSATDDFGHSVAMDASGNVILAGQFTGTVNFGGSNLVSAGARDIFLAKFDASGTHLWSQRLGGTQDDYGLGVCVDATGYVCLTGYFHGTASLGGSNLVSAGSADIFVARYSPSGAHAWSRRFGSTGSDFGHAIDTDSFGNMIMTGNFSGSVDFGSAILASAGGTDMVCLALTAGGGNLWSRRGGGTGTDYANRIAVDGSGNAYVTGYFSGTAEFGGSYLTSAGFDDAYLVKYNASGTHQWSLRFGGPSYDYGQGIAVDAAGNAVVTGLFYDTANFGGSNLVSAGSADIYLVKFDSGGAHLWSQRFGGGSYDSGNGVAIDSRGNVLATGSFQSTASFGGGNLTSRGSYDVFVVKTNAGGAYQWVLQAGGTFVETGRSVAVDAAGNLAVTGYFDGTTNFGGEDLTSNGASDVFVARYAAYPAAPVIRSIADIGNDQGRRVRIDFNRSAFDAALSSIPVVEYEIYRRSDALQTASAADPVGVPSRRILDDGWVYAGSVAAHGTDRYLIDAPTDADSTVAFGQHYSTFFVRAATTDEYIFYDSPPDSGYSIDNLAPGVPGGLVSNIGLVSWNKCADADFDYFTVYGSPTQNFGDAVLYDYTTGTSMNLNGSGYSWAFVTATDFSGNESSPGWVKVATGVGDIPRSYVLSVSNFPNPFNPSTTVSYTVPSRGNVTVAIYDARGARVATLVNNESRATGAYQTEWHGRTDSGATVSSGIYFARIEQNGATRSKKLVLIK